Proteins encoded in a region of the Panicum hallii strain FIL2 chromosome 3, PHallii_v3.1, whole genome shotgun sequence genome:
- the LOC112886369 gene encoding cytochrome P450 94B3-like: MEAIHLAYVLVFVLLAVFFVLRLRRRGASPARQPARATTAHCPYPNPVLGNTLDFIRNRRRFFDWYADLLRAAPSGAIEAWGPLGSGRAVTAASPADVDHLLRAGFAGYVKGARFREATADLIGDGLFAADGRLWSLQRKLASHAFSSRSLRRFADGVLAVHLRRGLLPSLDAAAAAGRAVDLQAALRRFGFGTICHVAFGIEVADGDGDPRQEALFAAFDAALEISFRRALTPATWVRRLTKLLDVGRSRRLREAVGLIDGYAMSVVESKEARRRSGGLDDGDADLLSRFMAAMDGEDGGELGAMFPTPAAKRRFLRDVVVTFVLAGKDTTSSALTWFFWLLAANPRCERRAREEATTDSGGGVKGMHYLHAAITEAMRLYPPVPFNGRVAARDDELPSGATVRAGWHANYSAYAMGRMRALWGKDCMEFVPERWLGDGGEFVPADAARYPVFHAGPRVCLGKEMAYVQMKTVAAAVLRRFRVEVVAPVASMEAPPAYEMTATMKMKDGLWVRLCRREEPAE; the protein is encoded by the coding sequence ATGGAGGCCATCCACCTCGCCTACGTGCTCGTCTTCGTCCTCCTCGCCGTCTTCTTCGTCCTCCGCCTCCGGCGCCGCGGGGCCTCTCCGGCCAGGCAGCCAGCGAGGGCGACGACGGCCCACTGCCCGTACCCGAACCCGGTCCTGGGCAACACCCTCGACTTCATCCGCAACCGCCGCCGCTTCTTCGACTGGTACGCGGACCTGCTCCGCGCGGCGCCCTCCGGCGCCATCGAGGCGTGGGGGCCCTTAGGCTCGGGCCGCGCCGTGACCGCCGCGAGCCCGGCCGACGTCGACCACCTCctgcgcgcgggattcgcgggCTACGTTAAAGGCGCGCGCTTCCGCGAGGCCACCGCAGACCTCATCGGCGACGGGCTCTTCGCCGCCGACGGCCGGCTCTGGAGCCTGCAGCGGAAGCTGGCGTCGCACGCCTTCTCGTCCCGCTCGCTCCGCCGCTTCGCCGACGGCGTCCTCGCGGTCCACCTGCGGCGCGGGCTCCTGCCGTCcctggacgccgccgccgcggcggggcgggcCGTCGACCTGCAGGCCGCGCTGCGCCGGTTCGGGTTCGGCACCATCTGCCACGTCGCGTTTGGCATCGAGGTTGCGGACGGGGACGGCGACCCGAGGCAGGAGGCGCTCTTCGCGGCGTTCGACGCCGCCCTCGAGATCTCTTTCCGCCGCGCGCTCACGCCGGCCACGTGGGTGCGGCGCCTCACGAAGCTCCTCGATGTCGGCAGGTCGCGGCGGCTCAGGGAGGCCGTCGGCCTCATCGACGGGTACGCCATGTCCGTCGTCGAGTCGAAGGAGGCGCgccggaggagcggcggccttGACGACGGGGACGCCGACCTGCTGTCGCGGTTCATGGCGGCCATGGACggggaggacggcggcgagctcggcgccATGTTCCCCACGCCGGCGGCCAAGCGCCGGTTCCTGCGGGACGTGGTGGTCACCTTCGTCCTCGCCGGGAAGGACACGACGTCGTCGGCGCTGACCTGGTTCTTCTGGCTCCTCGCAGCGAACCCGCGCTGCGAGCGGCGCGCCCGCGAGGAGGCCACGacggacagcggcggcggcgtgaagGGGATGCACTACCTGCACGCCGCCATCACCGAGGCGATGCGGCTGTACCCGCCGGTGCCGTTCAACGGGCGGGTCGCGGCGCGCGATGACGAGCTGCCGAGCGGCGCGACGGTGCGCGCGGGGTGGCACGCGAACTACTCGGCGTACGCGATGGGGCGGATGAGGGCGCTGTGGGGCAAGGATTGCATGGAGTTCGTGCCGGAGCGGTGgctcggcgacggcggcgagttCGTGCCCGCCGACGCGGCGCGGTACCCGGTGTTCCACGCCGGCCCGCGGGTGTGCCTCGGGAAGGAGATGGCGTACGTGCAGATGAAGACGGTCGCGGCGGCCGTGCTCCGGAGGTTTAGGGTGGAAGTGGTGGCGCCGGTGGCCAGCATGGAGGCTCCGCCGGCCTACGAGATGACGGCGACGATGAAGATGAAGGACGGGCTGTGGGTGCGGCTCTGCAGGCGGGAAGAGCCAGCTGAGTGA